A genomic window from Cupriavidus basilensis includes:
- a CDS encoding MurR/RpiR family transcriptional regulator, translating into MTNGNGTHGSAGKNGSNGSASIAERIARALPTLTPAHQRMAEYVLGNPFRAATMRIDEFADAVAVSVATANRFAHALGFEGFPQFRAELVRGFEATLAPVEKLRTELARPATVAEVFAASLEEDVRNLEASRRALDAETCERAVEAILAAERIFVVGFGASGFLAGLLQHGLDMSCRTVISVSGAGGASTAARQLFKLQPRDLLIVIGFPRYVYDTVAIAKRARSHGAHILALTDGPTSPLAPLADIALYAQTGRQLSANSDAAVLAFIEALCGAVAYRAAHAVKAAAEMTDFLLPWLHGAPPGQGRDAHEPREPRRDAAAEGRAKAATARRKKTSPNAS; encoded by the coding sequence ATGACCAACGGTAACGGTACTCACGGTTCTGCCGGAAAAAACGGCAGCAACGGCAGCGCTTCGATCGCGGAGCGCATCGCCCGCGCCTTGCCCACGCTCACGCCAGCGCACCAGCGCATGGCGGAGTACGTGCTGGGCAACCCGTTTCGCGCAGCCACCATGCGCATCGACGAATTCGCCGATGCCGTGGCGGTGTCGGTGGCCACCGCGAACCGCTTCGCACATGCGCTGGGCTTCGAAGGCTTCCCGCAGTTTCGCGCCGAATTGGTGCGCGGTTTCGAGGCAACGCTTGCACCAGTTGAGAAATTGCGCACCGAACTGGCGCGTCCCGCCACGGTGGCCGAAGTGTTTGCCGCGTCGCTGGAGGAGGATGTGCGCAACCTCGAAGCCTCGCGGCGCGCGCTCGATGCCGAGACCTGCGAGCGCGCGGTGGAGGCCATCCTGGCAGCGGAGCGCATCTTCGTGGTGGGCTTTGGCGCCAGCGGCTTCCTGGCAGGGCTGTTGCAGCATGGGCTGGATATGTCCTGCCGCACCGTGATCTCGGTATCGGGTGCGGGCGGCGCATCCACCGCGGCGCGCCAGTTGTTCAAGCTGCAGCCGCGCGACCTGCTGATCGTGATCGGCTTTCCGCGCTATGTGTATGACACCGTGGCCATCGCCAAGCGTGCACGCTCGCATGGCGCGCACATCCTGGCGCTGACCGACGGGCCCACTTCGCCGCTGGCGCCACTGGCCGATATCGCGCTGTACGCCCAGACCGGGCGCCAGCTTTCCGCCAATTCGGATGCGGCCGTGCTGGCCTTTATCGAGGCGCTGTGCGGCGCGGTGGCGTATCGCGCCGCGCATGCCGTCAAGGCCGCCGCCGAGATGACCGACTTCCTGCTGCCGTGGCTGCACGGCGCGCCTCCCGGACAAGGACGGGATGCGCACGAACCGCGCGAACCACGCCGCGACGCAGCAGCCGAAGGCCGCGCCAAGGCAGCCACGGCACGCCGCAAAAAGACTTCCCCGAACGCATCGTGA
- a CDS encoding dipeptide ABC transporter ATP-binding protein, whose protein sequence is MAASSSQSTIVLPAQRVVAVNDLTVRFSTSERTVQAVRNLSFHVDRGETLAVVGESGSGKSVTSLALMRLVEHGGGKIASGSMALRRRNGQVLDLATADGAAMRRVRGSDVAMIFQEPMTSLNPVFPVGEQIAESIRLHQGKSRAEARAEALRMLEIVRIPEARRVLDRFPHQLSGGMRQRVMIAMALSCKPALLIADEPTTALDVTIQAEILQLIRNLQSEMDMAVVFITHDMGVVAEVADRVLVMYRGEKVEEGTSEQVFGKPAHPYTRALLSAVPKLGAMRGTDWPAKFPLVQLDQGEPVAPVPQDTVAVDAAPILRVRDLVTRFDVPGGLLGRVARRVHAVERVSFDLYPGETLALVGESGCGKSTTGRSLLRLVDSQSGTIEFNGQDISQMRGGALQTLRRNIQFIFQDPFASLDPRVPVGYSIMEPLLVHKVASGKEAEQRVAWLLEKVGLSAAHASRYPHEFSGGQRQRICIARALALNPKVVVADESVSALDVSIQAQIVNLMLDLQREMGIAFLFISHDMAVVERVSHRVAVMYLGQIVEIGPRRAIFENPQHPYTRKLMSAVPIADPARRHLKREPLSDEMPSPIRALGDEPVVQPLVAVGGNAASHHFVARHAIGGAY, encoded by the coding sequence GTGGCTGCATCCTCTTCCCAGTCGACCATCGTCCTGCCAGCGCAACGCGTGGTAGCCGTCAACGATCTCACCGTGCGCTTCTCCACCTCGGAGCGCACGGTGCAAGCCGTGCGCAACCTGTCTTTCCACGTCGATCGTGGCGAGACGCTGGCCGTGGTGGGCGAGTCGGGCTCGGGCAAGTCGGTGACCTCGCTCGCGCTGATGCGCCTGGTGGAACACGGCGGCGGCAAGATCGCCAGCGGCAGCATGGCGCTGCGACGGCGCAATGGCCAGGTGCTCGATCTCGCCACCGCCGATGGCGCCGCCATGCGCCGCGTGCGCGGCAGTGACGTGGCGATGATTTTCCAGGAGCCGATGACCTCGCTCAACCCGGTATTTCCGGTGGGCGAGCAGATTGCCGAATCGATTCGCCTGCACCAGGGCAAGAGCCGCGCCGAGGCGCGCGCCGAAGCCCTGCGCATGCTGGAGATCGTGCGCATTCCCGAGGCGCGCCGCGTGCTGGACCGCTTCCCGCACCAGCTCTCCGGCGGCATGCGCCAGCGCGTGATGATCGCCATGGCGCTGTCGTGCAAGCCGGCGCTGCTGATCGCCGACGAGCCCACCACGGCGCTCGACGTCACCATCCAGGCCGAGATCCTGCAACTGATCCGCAATCTGCAGTCCGAGATGGACATGGCCGTGGTCTTCATCACCCACGACATGGGCGTGGTGGCCGAGGTGGCCGACCGCGTGCTGGTGATGTACCGCGGCGAGAAGGTGGAGGAGGGCACCTCCGAGCAAGTCTTCGGCAAGCCCGCGCATCCCTACACCCGTGCGCTGCTGTCCGCGGTGCCCAAGCTGGGCGCCATGCGCGGCACCGACTGGCCGGCCAAGTTCCCGCTGGTGCAGCTGGACCAGGGCGAGCCGGTGGCGCCGGTGCCGCAGGATACGGTGGCGGTGGACGCCGCGCCGATCCTGCGCGTGCGCGACCTGGTGACCCGCTTCGATGTGCCGGGCGGCCTGCTGGGCCGCGTGGCGCGCCGCGTGCATGCGGTCGAGCGCGTGAGCTTTGACCTCTACCCCGGCGAGACCCTGGCGCTGGTGGGCGAGTCCGGCTGCGGCAAGTCCACCACCGGCCGCTCGCTGCTGCGCCTGGTCGACAGCCAGAGCGGCACCATCGAGTTCAACGGACAGGACATCAGCCAGATGCGCGGCGGCGCCTTGCAGACCCTGCGCCGCAATATCCAGTTCATCTTCCAGGACCCGTTCGCCTCGCTCGACCCGCGCGTGCCGGTGGGCTACTCCATCATGGAGCCGCTGCTGGTGCACAAGGTGGCCAGCGGCAAGGAGGCCGAGCAGCGCGTGGCCTGGCTGCTGGAAAAGGTGGGCCTGTCGGCCGCGCACGCCTCGCGCTACCCGCACGAGTTCTCGGGCGGCCAGCGCCAGCGCATCTGCATTGCGCGTGCGCTCGCCTTGAACCCGAAGGTGGTGGTCGCTGACGAATCGGTCTCCGCGCTCGACGTTTCCATCCAGGCGCAGATCGTCAACCTGATGCTGGACCTGCAGCGCGAGATGGGCATTGCGTTCCTCTTCATTTCGCACGATATGGCCGTGGTGGAGCGCGTGAGCCACCGCGTGGCGGTGATGTACCTGGGCCAGATCGTCGAGATCGGCCCGCGCCGCGCCATTTTTGAAAACCCGCAGCACCCGTACACCAGGAAGCTGATGTCGGCGGTGCCGATCGCCGATCCGGCGCGCCGCCACCTCAAGCGCGAGCCGCTCTCGGACGAAATGCCCAGCCCGATCCGCGCGCTCGGCGACGAGCCGGTGGTGCAGCCGCTCGTAGCCGTCGGCGGCAACGCCGCATCCCATCATTTTGTAGCCCGGCACGCCATCGGCGGTGCCTACTGA
- the gsiB gene encoding glutathione ABC transporter substrate-binding protein GsiB, with protein MMTRLAPSKLIAGGLALAALGAGPAFAAKDAVMAVYSTFTTLDPYDANDTLSQAAAKSFYQGLFGFDKDMKLINVLAESYEASKDGLTYTIKLKKNVKFHDGTTFDAAAVKANFDRVTNPANKLKRYTLFNRVAKTEVVDANTVKVTLKEPFSPFINVLAHPSAVMISPAALQKYGKDIAFHPVGTGPFEFVEWKQPDHLKGKKFAGFWKTGYPRIDTITWKPVVDNNTRAAIMQTGEADFAFSIPFEQAAVLKGSAKVDLIASPSIIQRYLSMNTMVKPFNDPKVRQAINYAINKDALAKVAFAGYATPMDGVVPAGVDYAEKLGPWQYDPAKARALLKEAGYPNGFETTLWSAYNHTTAQKVIQFVQQQLQQVGIKATVQALEAGQRVEKVESVQKPEDAGVRMYYVGWSSSTGESDWALRPLLASESMPPKLLNTAYYKNDQVDADIAGALRTTDRGEKARLYKDAQEHIWKDAPWAFLVTEKVLYARSKRLTGAYVMPDGSFSFDEIDIKQ; from the coding sequence ATGATGACCCGTTTGGCCCCTTCCAAGTTGATCGCCGGTGGCCTGGCCCTGGCCGCGCTCGGCGCAGGTCCCGCCTTTGCCGCCAAGGACGCCGTGATGGCGGTGTACTCCACCTTCACCACGCTCGACCCGTACGACGCCAACGACACGCTGTCGCAAGCCGCCGCCAAGTCCTTCTACCAAGGCCTGTTCGGCTTTGACAAGGACATGAAGCTGATCAACGTGCTGGCCGAGAGCTATGAAGCCAGCAAGGATGGCCTGACGTACACCATCAAGCTGAAGAAGAACGTGAAGTTCCACGACGGCACCACCTTCGATGCCGCCGCCGTCAAAGCCAACTTCGACCGCGTCACCAATCCGGCCAACAAGCTCAAGCGCTACACGCTGTTCAACCGCGTGGCCAAGACCGAAGTGGTCGACGCCAACACCGTCAAGGTCACGCTCAAGGAGCCGTTCTCGCCGTTCATCAACGTGCTGGCCCACCCGTCCGCCGTGATGATCTCGCCCGCCGCGCTGCAGAAATACGGCAAGGACATCGCCTTCCATCCGGTCGGTACCGGCCCGTTCGAGTTCGTCGAGTGGAAGCAGCCCGATCACCTGAAGGGCAAGAAATTCGCCGGCTTCTGGAAGACCGGCTACCCCAGGATCGACACCATCACCTGGAAGCCGGTGGTGGACAACAACACGCGTGCCGCCATCATGCAGACCGGCGAAGCGGACTTTGCCTTCAGCATTCCGTTCGAACAGGCAGCGGTGCTCAAGGGCAGTGCCAAGGTGGACCTGATCGCCTCGCCCTCGATCATTCAGCGCTACCTGAGCATGAACACCATGGTCAAGCCGTTCAACGACCCCAAGGTGCGCCAGGCCATCAACTACGCCATCAACAAGGACGCGCTGGCCAAGGTCGCCTTCGCCGGTTACGCCACGCCGATGGACGGCGTGGTGCCCGCGGGCGTGGACTACGCCGAGAAGCTGGGTCCGTGGCAGTATGACCCGGCCAAGGCACGCGCGCTGCTCAAGGAAGCCGGCTACCCGAACGGCTTTGAGACCACGCTGTGGTCCGCGTACAACCACACCACCGCGCAGAAGGTGATCCAGTTCGTGCAGCAGCAGTTGCAGCAAGTTGGCATCAAGGCGACCGTGCAAGCGCTAGAAGCCGGCCAGCGCGTCGAGAAGGTGGAGAGCGTGCAGAAGCCGGAAGACGCCGGCGTGCGCATGTACTACGTAGGCTGGTCGTCGTCGACCGGCGAGTCCGACTGGGCGCTGCGTCCGCTGCTGGCCTCCGAATCGATGCCGCCCAAGCTGCTGAACACCGCGTACTACAAGAACGACCAGGTCGACGCCGACATCGCCGGCGCCCTGCGTACCACCGACCGTGGCGAGAAGGCCCGTCTGTACAAGGACGCGCAGGAACACATCTGGAAGGATGCGCCCTGGGCGTTCCTGGTGACCGAAAAGGTGCTGTATGCGCGCAGCAAGCGCCTGACGGGTGCCTACGTGATGCCTGACGGCTCGTTCAGCTTCGACGAGATCGACATCAAGCAGTAA
- a CDS encoding P1 family peptidase, which translates to MSVSMPHIGALPAGARNSITDVPGVAVGQCTLADGACQTGVTVVLPHGGNLFTDKVPAAATVLNGFGKSVGLVQVEELGVLETPIALSNTFAVGALSQAQIRQAIAANPEIGRAWPTVNPLVFECNDGYLNDIQAMAVQQAHYAQACAAASVDFAQGAVGAGRGMSSFGLKGGIGSASRHVGGYHVGVLVQANFGTLPSFTVAGARLGGLLAERLRAHTQAPAESGPEKGSIIMILATDAPLDARQLRRLSLRAGAGLARTGSVFGHGSGDIALAFSTAYTVPQQAGAPMPALAMLHETRLDTLFHAAADSVEQAILHALWQAETVRGRDGHQRVALRELMPELPQWLLRTAPTN; encoded by the coding sequence ATGTCCGTATCCATGCCGCATATCGGCGCGTTGCCAGCCGGCGCGCGCAACAGCATCACCGACGTGCCGGGCGTGGCGGTTGGCCAATGCACGCTGGCCGACGGCGCCTGCCAGACCGGCGTGACGGTGGTGTTGCCGCACGGCGGCAACCTGTTTACCGACAAGGTGCCGGCCGCCGCGACCGTGCTCAATGGCTTCGGCAAGAGCGTGGGCCTGGTGCAGGTGGAAGAGCTCGGCGTGCTGGAGACGCCCATCGCGCTGAGCAACACCTTTGCCGTGGGCGCGCTGTCGCAGGCGCAGATCCGGCAGGCCATTGCAGCCAATCCGGAGATCGGGCGCGCCTGGCCAACGGTCAACCCGCTGGTGTTCGAGTGCAATGACGGCTACCTGAACGACATACAGGCGATGGCCGTGCAGCAGGCGCATTATGCGCAAGCCTGCGCCGCGGCCAGCGTGGATTTCGCGCAGGGTGCGGTCGGGGCCGGGCGCGGCATGTCGTCGTTCGGACTGAAAGGCGGCATCGGCTCGGCCTCCCGCCACGTGGGCGGATACCATGTGGGCGTGCTGGTGCAGGCGAACTTCGGCACCTTGCCCAGCTTCACCGTGGCCGGCGCGCGCCTTGGCGGCTTGCTGGCCGAACGGCTCCGGGCGCATACGCAAGCGCCGGCGGAGTCAGGGCCGGAGAAGGGCTCGATCATCATGATCCTGGCTACCGACGCGCCGCTCGACGCACGACAGCTGCGCCGGCTGTCGCTACGCGCGGGGGCGGGCCTGGCGCGTACCGGCTCGGTATTCGGCCACGGCTCGGGCGACATCGCGCTCGCTTTTTCCACCGCCTACACTGTGCCGCAGCAAGCCGGCGCACCCATGCCGGCGCTGGCCATGCTGCACGAAACCCGGCTCGATACGCTGTTCCATGCCGCCGCCGACAGCGTTGAGCAGGCCATCCTGCATGCGCTGTGGCAGGCCGAAACCGTGCGCGGCCGCGATGGGCACCAGCGTGTCGCGCTGCGCGAGTTGATGCCCGAGCTGCCGCAATGGCTGCTGCGCACGGCACCGACGAACTGA
- a CDS encoding M14 family metallopeptidase, producing MSLHTSFSRSYAEARQKFLEAARAAGGTLTAFPHPTKRGCAGEELAMDVAWVGGAEARRVLMVTSGMHGVEGFCGSGAQVAMLGDADLLQACAGAGVALLLVHAVNPYGFSHMRRVNEDNVDLNRNFMDFTQPLPDNAPYAEVAPMLLPEHWPPSEADQAALMKAVAEKGLPWYQAAVSGGQYQAPHGLFFGGNKATWSNYTLRRILARFGAGREALRWIDVHTGLGPWGYGEPIYMGPDREEEIGRVRAIWGGNVTSIYDGSSASANLNGMAWVAVPETLPTLAYNGIALEFGTLPVTEVLEALRGDHWLHLHPEADEGQRNLIRQAMWHAFYGDADDWRASVVEQVREAVVKGLAGW from the coding sequence ATGTCCTTGCACACCAGCTTTTCTCGCAGTTATGCCGAAGCCCGGCAGAAATTCCTTGAAGCGGCCCGGGCTGCCGGCGGCACCCTGACCGCGTTCCCCCATCCCACCAAGCGCGGCTGCGCCGGCGAGGAACTTGCCATGGATGTCGCCTGGGTGGGCGGTGCCGAGGCCAGGCGCGTGCTCATGGTGACTTCAGGGATGCACGGGGTGGAAGGCTTCTGCGGCTCCGGGGCGCAGGTCGCCATGCTGGGTGACGCGGATCTGCTGCAGGCGTGCGCTGGCGCGGGCGTGGCGCTGCTGCTGGTGCACGCGGTCAATCCCTACGGTTTCTCGCATATGCGCCGGGTCAACGAAGACAACGTTGACCTCAACCGCAATTTCATGGATTTCACCCAGCCGCTGCCCGACAACGCGCCGTACGCCGAGGTGGCGCCCATGCTGCTGCCCGAGCACTGGCCGCCCTCCGAGGCCGACCAGGCCGCGCTGATGAAGGCGGTAGCCGAGAAAGGCCTGCCCTGGTATCAGGCGGCGGTGAGCGGCGGCCAGTACCAGGCGCCGCACGGGCTGTTCTTCGGCGGCAACAAGGCGACCTGGAGCAATTACACGCTGCGCCGCATCCTGGCGCGCTTCGGCGCCGGGCGCGAGGCGCTGCGCTGGATCGACGTGCATACCGGCCTGGGCCCATGGGGCTACGGCGAGCCTATCTATATGGGTCCGGACCGCGAAGAGGAGATTGGCAGGGTGCGCGCCATCTGGGGCGGCAATGTCACTTCGATCTACGACGGCTCGTCGGCTTCGGCCAATCTCAACGGCATGGCCTGGGTGGCCGTGCCGGAGACTTTGCCCACGCTGGCATACAACGGCATCGCGCTTGAATTCGGCACCTTGCCTGTCACCGAGGTGCTGGAGGCACTACGTGGCGATCATTGGCTACACCTGCACCCGGAGGCGGATGAAGGCCAGCGGAATCTGATTCGGCAGGCGATGTGGCATGCCTTTTATGGGGATGCGGACGACTGGCGGGCGAGCGTGGTGGAGCAGGTCAGGGAGGCGGTGGTGAAGGGTCTGGCGGGATGGTGA
- the gsiD gene encoding glutathione ABC transporter permease GsiD: MTQLSTPANGESAVPATAATQEAVRTPWTEFWRKFRKQHLALGAGVFVLLLVAVAVLAPHLVPYDPENFFDYDALNAGPSAAHWFGVDSLGRDIFSRILAGARISLAAGFFSVIIGAIVGTVLGLLAGYYEGWWDRIVMRISDVLFAFPGILLAIGIVAILGNGMTNVIFAVAVFSIPAFARLVRGNTLMLKRLTYVEAARSIGASDFTILMRHILPGTISSIVVYFSMRIGTSIITAASLSFLGLGAQPPTPEWGAMLNEARADMVTAPHVAIFPSLAIFLTVLAFNLLGDGLRDALDPKIDRR, encoded by the coding sequence ATGACCCAGCTATCCACGCCCGCCAACGGCGAGTCCGCCGTCCCGGCCACAGCCGCCACGCAAGAAGCCGTGCGCACGCCCTGGACCGAGTTCTGGCGCAAATTCCGCAAGCAGCACCTCGCACTCGGCGCCGGTGTGTTCGTGCTGCTGCTGGTGGCGGTGGCGGTCCTCGCCCCGCACCTGGTGCCTTACGATCCGGAGAATTTCTTCGACTACGACGCGCTCAATGCGGGCCCCAGCGCCGCGCACTGGTTCGGCGTCGATTCGCTCGGACGCGACATCTTCAGCCGCATCCTGGCCGGTGCCCGCATCTCGCTGGCCGCGGGCTTCTTCTCGGTGATCATCGGCGCCATCGTGGGCACCGTGCTCGGCCTGCTGGCCGGCTACTACGAGGGCTGGTGGGACCGCATCGTGATGCGCATCTCCGATGTGCTGTTCGCCTTCCCCGGCATCCTGCTGGCGATCGGCATCGTGGCCATCCTCGGCAACGGCATGACCAACGTGATCTTCGCGGTGGCGGTGTTCAGCATCCCGGCGTTCGCCCGCCTGGTGCGCGGCAATACGCTGATGCTCAAGCGCCTGACGTATGTGGAAGCCGCGCGCAGCATTGGCGCGTCCGACTTCACCATCCTGATGCGCCACATCCTGCCGGGCACCATCTCGTCCATCGTGGTGTATTTCTCGATGCGCATCGGCACCTCGATCATCACCGCCGCCAGCCTGTCCTTCCTGGGCCTGGGCGCGCAGCCGCCCACGCCGGAGTGGGGCGCGATGCTTAACGAAGCCCGCGCCGACATGGTGACCGCGCCGCACGTGGCGATTTTCCCCAGCCTGGCCATCTTCCTGACCGTGCTGGCGTTCAACCTGCTGGGCGACGGCCTGCGCGACGCGCTGGATCCGAAGATCGACCGGCGCTAA
- the gsiC gene encoding glutathione ABC transporter permease GsiC — protein MLNYFLKRFLGVIPTLLIVAVLVFLFVHLLPGDPARLAAGPEADQATVELVRRDLGLDKPLPEQFVQFFSNALRWEFGNSLRTKRAVSEEIGDRFMPTLYLTLASMVWAVIFGMVIGISSAVWRNRWPDRFGMTLAVSGISFPAFALGMLLMEVFSVQLGWLPSIGADTWKHYILPSITLGAAVAAVMARFTRASFVEVLNEDFVRTARAKGVGEFLVVAKHCLRNAMIPVVTMMGLQFGFLLGGSIVVEKVFNWPGLGRLLVDAVEMRDYPVIQAEVLLFSLEFILINLVVDVLYTVINPAIRYK, from the coding sequence ATGCTGAATTACTTTCTCAAACGATTCCTGGGCGTGATCCCCACATTGCTGATCGTGGCAGTGCTGGTGTTCCTGTTCGTCCACCTGTTGCCCGGCGATCCCGCCCGGCTCGCGGCTGGCCCCGAGGCCGACCAGGCCACGGTGGAACTGGTGCGCCGCGATCTCGGCCTGGACAAGCCGCTGCCCGAGCAGTTCGTGCAATTCTTCTCGAACGCCTTGCGCTGGGAGTTTGGCAATTCGCTGCGCACCAAGCGTGCCGTCAGCGAGGAAATCGGCGACCGCTTCATGCCGACCCTGTACCTGACGCTGGCCTCGATGGTGTGGGCGGTGATCTTCGGCATGGTGATCGGGATCAGCTCGGCCGTCTGGCGCAACCGCTGGCCCGACCGCTTCGGCATGACGCTAGCGGTGTCCGGCATTTCGTTTCCCGCCTTCGCGCTGGGCATGCTGCTGATGGAGGTGTTCTCGGTGCAGCTGGGCTGGCTGCCGTCGATCGGCGCCGATACCTGGAAGCACTACATCCTGCCGTCGATCACGCTGGGCGCCGCGGTGGCCGCCGTGATGGCACGGTTTACCCGCGCCTCCTTTGTCGAGGTGCTGAATGAAGATTTCGTGCGGACCGCGCGCGCCAAGGGCGTGGGCGAGTTCCTGGTGGTGGCCAAGCACTGCCTGCGCAACGCCATGATTCCCGTGGTGACCATGATGGGCCTGCAGTTCGGCTTCCTGCTGGGCGGCTCGATCGTGGTGGAAAAGGTGTTCAACTGGCCTGGCCTCGGACGCCTGCTGGTGGACGCGGTCGAGATGCGCGACTACCCGGTCATCCAGGCCGAGGTGCTGCTGTTCTCGCTTGAGTTCATCCTGATCAACCTGGTGGTCGACGTGCTGTACACCGTCATCAACCCCGCCATTCGTTATAAGTAA
- a CDS encoding M55 family metallopeptidase: MKILISTDIEGVAGVFHPEQTRAGNGEYERARAWMTAEANAAVQGAFAGGAAEVLVNDSHGGFRNLLPDQLDPRARLVLGKPRYLGMMAGVHGCDGVFMIGYHGRAQSRGILAHTINSSAFARIWLNGQELGEAGIYGALAGEFGVPVLMASGDDVFVDETRALMPWVRYVQTKQAGGQGSGTSLSLAASRDAIAAQAEQAVREQAGQPLKLSGPIHCRLQTQGPAYADLFCQWPALERMDGVTLAFDAASVQAAVRMLNCLSAMSFMLK, encoded by the coding sequence ATGAAGATCCTGATTTCCACCGACATCGAAGGCGTAGCCGGGGTATTCCATCCCGAGCAGACCCGCGCCGGCAACGGCGAGTACGAACGCGCCCGCGCCTGGATGACGGCCGAAGCCAATGCCGCCGTGCAAGGCGCCTTCGCGGGCGGCGCGGCCGAAGTGCTGGTCAACGATTCCCACGGCGGCTTTCGCAACCTGCTGCCGGACCAGCTCGACCCGCGCGCGCGCCTGGTGCTAGGCAAGCCGCGCTACCTTGGCATGATGGCCGGGGTGCACGGCTGCGACGGCGTCTTCATGATCGGCTACCACGGCCGCGCGCAAAGCCGCGGTATCCTCGCCCACACCATCAACAGCAGCGCGTTCGCCCGCATCTGGCTCAACGGCCAGGAACTGGGCGAGGCCGGGATCTACGGCGCCCTGGCGGGCGAATTCGGCGTGCCGGTGCTGATGGCCAGTGGCGATGATGTCTTCGTGGACGAGACCCGAGCGCTGATGCCCTGGGTGCGCTATGTGCAGACCAAGCAAGCCGGCGGGCAAGGCAGCGGCACCTCGCTGTCGCTTGCCGCATCGCGCGACGCCATTGCCGCGCAAGCCGAGCAAGCCGTGCGCGAGCAGGCCGGGCAGCCCCTGAAGCTCAGTGGCCCGATCCACTGCCGCTTGCAAACCCAGGGCCCGGCCTATGCCGACCTGTTCTGCCAGTGGCCCGCGCTGGAGCGCATGGACGGCGTGACGCTGGCGTTCGATGCCGCTTCGGTGCAGGCGGCCGTGCGCATGCTGAACTGCCTGTCGGCGATGTCGTTCATGCTGAAGTAG
- a CDS encoding isoaspartyl peptidase/L-asparaginase family protein has protein sequence MNTPVIAIHGGAGTITRAAMSPAKQAEYTAALSAVLEAGQRVLADGGSALDAVTEAVRLLEDCPLFNAGRGSVLTHAGTYELDAAIMDGATLGAGAVACVKHLRNPVLAARAVMEKSQHVLFAGEGAEAFAQAQGLELVTPDYYFTQARTDQWERARAGSGTTLLDHDAATLAAEPIDPDTKFGTVGAVAFDAQGRLAAATSTGGVTNKQVGRVGDTPIVGAGCFADDVAAVSATGTGEMFIRTVAAYDVAAQMRYAGVPLEEAARRVVMEKLPAIEGRGGLIAVDREGNVTLPFNTEGMYRGFARVGEPVNVWIYG, from the coding sequence ATGAACACCCCAGTCATTGCTATCCACGGCGGCGCCGGCACCATCACCCGTGCCGCCATGAGCCCCGCCAAGCAAGCCGAATACACCGCCGCGCTGAGCGCCGTGCTTGAAGCCGGCCAGCGCGTGCTGGCCGATGGCGGCAGCGCGCTCGACGCTGTCACCGAGGCCGTGCGCCTGCTGGAGGATTGCCCGTTGTTCAATGCCGGCCGCGGCTCGGTGCTGACCCACGCCGGCACCTATGAGCTGGACGCGGCGATCATGGACGGCGCCACGCTGGGCGCCGGCGCGGTGGCCTGCGTCAAGCACCTGCGCAACCCGGTGCTGGCCGCGCGCGCGGTGATGGAGAAGAGCCAGCACGTGCTGTTCGCCGGTGAGGGCGCCGAGGCCTTCGCGCAAGCGCAGGGCCTGGAACTGGTGACGCCGGACTATTACTTCACGCAGGCGCGCACCGATCAGTGGGAACGCGCCCGCGCAGGCAGCGGCACGACCCTGCTGGACCACGACGCCGCCACGCTGGCCGCGGAACCCATCGACCCGGACACCAAGTTCGGCACGGTTGGCGCGGTGGCGTTCGATGCGCAGGGGCGCCTGGCCGCCGCGACTTCCACCGGAGGCGTGACCAACAAGCAGGTCGGCCGCGTGGGCGATACGCCCATCGTCGGCGCCGGCTGCTTTGCCGACGATGTGGCGGCGGTGTCCGCCACCGGCACCGGCGAAATGTTCATCCGCACCGTGGCCGCGTACGACGTGGCGGCGCAGATGCGCTACGCAGGCGTGCCGCTGGAAGAAGCCGCACGCCGCGTGGTGATGGAAAAGCTGCCTGCCATCGAAGGGCGCGGCGGCCTCATCGCCGTGGACCGCGAAGGCAACGTCACGCTGCCGTTCAATACCGAAGGCATGTACCGCGGCTTCGCCCGGGTGGGCGAGCCGGTCAATGTGTGGATCTACGGCTGA